Proteins from a genomic interval of Kitasatospora kifunensis:
- a CDS encoding GNAT family N-acetyltransferase — MRAEPTRLGGEPLDNREPLDIRVVRTEREFKLAKAVRHEVFVVEQGIAPELEYDELDATSTHLLALDQDGAPIGTARMISGEPALTLTGVAGRVLLGRLAVLVRARGTGLGAALVGAVEQAGRELGATECELHAQVQALGFYERLGYAAEGPVYDDAGIPHRTMVKLF, encoded by the coding sequence ATGAGAGCTGAGCCGACGCGGCTCGGCGGCGAGCCGTTGGACAACCGGGAGCCGCTGGACATCCGGGTGGTCCGCACCGAGCGCGAGTTCAAGCTGGCCAAGGCGGTCCGGCACGAGGTCTTCGTGGTCGAGCAGGGCATCGCGCCCGAGCTGGAGTACGACGAGCTGGACGCCACCTCGACCCACCTGCTCGCGCTCGACCAGGACGGCGCGCCGATCGGCACCGCCCGCATGATCAGCGGCGAGCCGGCGTTGACGCTGACCGGGGTCGCGGGCCGGGTGTTGCTCGGGCGCCTCGCCGTCCTCGTGCGGGCCCGCGGCACCGGCCTGGGCGCCGCGCTGGTCGGCGCGGTCGAGCAGGCCGGGCGCGAGCTGGGCGCCACCGAGTGCGAGCTGCACGCCCAGGTCCAGGCGCTCGGCTTCTACGAGCGTCTGGGCTACGCCGCCGAGGGCCCGGTCTACGACGACGCGGGGATACCGCACCGCACCATGGTCAAGCTCTTCTGA
- a CDS encoding mechanosensitive ion channel family protein yields the protein MLRPLLTLLVTVAATLVVGWVVDQTLQRLSARHPEDSLWSLLRRCRIPLQLVVAPALLLAAHPVAQLTNQGLRHALLLVLLAALGWLTARVMAAALAAVQIRYESVAGDASRLQRVRTQLSMLRRAVSAVIVAVTVAVMLLTFAEMRTIGASLLASAGIIGVVAGIAAQSTLGNFFAGLQIAFGDTVRIGDTVVVETQQGTVEEITLTYLVVRLWDYRRLIVPVSYFVSKPFENWTRKDPGLLAVVLLHLDHTTPVAALRERLRETLARSPLWDGAEWALRVIDTTPSTIVVRATMTARTPEDTFLLRCEVREDLLGFLRDEHPQALPRLRTD from the coding sequence GTGCTGCGGCCCCTGCTCACCCTGCTCGTCACCGTCGCCGCCACCCTGGTGGTCGGCTGGGTGGTCGACCAGACGCTGCAGCGGCTCAGCGCCCGCCACCCCGAGGACAGCCTCTGGTCGTTGCTGCGCCGCTGCCGGATCCCGCTGCAACTGGTGGTGGCGCCCGCGCTGCTGCTGGCCGCCCACCCGGTCGCCCAGCTGACCAACCAGGGCCTGCGCCACGCGCTGCTGCTGGTCCTGCTCGCCGCGCTGGGCTGGCTGACCGCACGGGTGATGGCGGCGGCGCTGGCCGCGGTGCAGATCCGCTACGAGTCGGTGGCCGGCGACGCGTCCCGGCTGCAGCGGGTGCGCACCCAGCTCAGCATGCTGCGCCGGGCGGTCAGCGCCGTGATCGTGGCCGTCACGGTGGCCGTGATGCTGCTGACCTTCGCCGAGATGCGCACCATCGGCGCCAGCCTGCTGGCCTCGGCCGGCATCATCGGCGTGGTGGCGGGCATCGCGGCGCAGAGCACGCTGGGCAACTTCTTCGCCGGCCTGCAGATCGCCTTCGGCGACACCGTCCGGATCGGCGACACCGTGGTGGTGGAGACCCAGCAGGGCACGGTGGAGGAGATCACCCTCACCTACCTGGTGGTGCGCCTGTGGGACTACCGGCGGCTGATCGTGCCGGTCTCCTATTTCGTCAGCAAGCCGTTCGAGAACTGGACCCGCAAGGACCCCGGACTGCTCGCCGTGGTGCTGCTGCACCTGGACCACACCACCCCGGTGGCGGCGCTGCGCGAGCGGCTGCGCGAGACCCTGGCCCGCTCGCCGCTCTGGGACGGCGCCGAGTGGGCGCTGCGGGTCATCGACACCACCCCCAGCACCATCGTGGTGCGGGCCACCATGACCGCCCGCACGCCGGAGGACACCTTCCTGCTGCGCTGCGAGGTCCGCGAGGACCTGCTCGGCTTCCTGCGCGACGAGCACCCACAGGCACTGCCCCGACTGCGGACGGACTGA
- a CDS encoding ABC transporter permease — MSTVLTDRAPGYRPQRTLPLRVEALRQLRRRRTLVIAAVLFALPFIVLAAFQIGGTPSRPDQVTFVSLATASGPNFAATLLFMGTGFVLVIPVALFCGDTVAAEAGWSSLRYLLAAPVPRARLLARKLTVGLLFSAAAIVLLPLVGLGVGTAAYGWGDLKLPTGGSLPAAEALPRLAIAVGFVILSEVVVGALAFFLSTASDAPLGAVGGAVFLSIITGVLDAITALGGLREWLPAHWQYAWADALQPQLEWGGMIQGVSLSLSYSVVLLALAFRGFARKDIVS, encoded by the coding sequence ATGAGCACCGTCCTGACCGACCGGGCACCGGGCTACCGGCCGCAGCGCACCCTGCCGCTGCGGGTGGAGGCGCTGCGCCAGCTGCGCCGCCGCCGCACTCTGGTGATCGCGGCGGTGCTCTTCGCGCTGCCGTTCATCGTGCTGGCCGCCTTCCAGATCGGCGGCACCCCGAGCCGGCCCGACCAGGTCACCTTCGTCTCGCTGGCCACCGCCTCCGGACCCAACTTCGCGGCCACCCTGCTCTTCATGGGCACCGGCTTCGTGCTGGTGATCCCGGTCGCGCTGTTCTGCGGCGACACGGTGGCCGCCGAGGCCGGCTGGTCCTCGCTGCGCTACCTGCTGGCCGCCCCGGTGCCGCGGGCCCGGCTGCTGGCCCGCAAGCTCACCGTCGGGTTGCTCTTCTCGGCCGCCGCCATCGTGCTGCTGCCGCTGGTCGGCCTCGGCGTCGGCACCGCCGCCTACGGCTGGGGCGACCTCAAGCTGCCCACCGGCGGCAGCCTGCCCGCGGCCGAGGCACTGCCCCGCCTGGCCATCGCGGTGGGCTTCGTGATCCTCAGCGAGGTGGTGGTGGGCGCGCTCGCGTTCTTCCTCTCCACCGCCTCCGACGCCCCGCTCGGCGCGGTCGGCGGCGCCGTCTTCCTCAGCATCATCACCGGGGTGCTGGACGCGATCACCGCGCTCGGCGGCCTGCGCGAGTGGCTGCCCGCGCACTGGCAGTACGCCTGGGCGGACGCGCTGCAGCCGCAGCTGGAGTGGGGCGGGATGATCCAGGGCGTCTCGCTCTCGCTCTCCTACTCGGTGGTGCTGCTGGCGCTGGCCTTCCGGGGGTTCGCGCGCAAGGACATCGTCTCGTAG
- a CDS encoding RDD family protein produces the protein MTNQPPGYGYPSDQNPQGQQPPYGQQNPYGQQPPAQPGYGVPQGPYDPQPPQSGYGAPPPGGYGQQPGYGYPPPPPGQLPPWLGPTNPYGPPPPGSRTLASPSDRFLARLIDLGVLLIPFLLVEVVLGFGSILSDIVVALLVFVYEGAMMLSQQQQSIGKKVMKLRVVSAAHGGRPTDNELWARSAVYGLPQAVICIGTLFALVNVLSLLWDKPLQQCFHDKAGKTVVVKEA, from the coding sequence ATGACCAATCAACCTCCGGGCTACGGCTACCCCTCCGACCAGAACCCCCAGGGCCAGCAGCCGCCGTACGGACAGCAGAACCCGTACGGGCAGCAGCCCCCGGCGCAGCCCGGCTACGGCGTCCCGCAGGGGCCGTACGACCCGCAGCCGCCCCAGTCCGGCTACGGCGCCCCGCCGCCCGGCGGCTACGGCCAGCAGCCCGGCTACGGCTACCCACCCCCGCCGCCCGGCCAGCTGCCCCCGTGGCTCGGCCCGACCAACCCCTACGGCCCGCCGCCGCCCGGCAGCCGCACGCTGGCCAGCCCCAGCGACCGCTTCCTGGCCCGCCTGATCGACCTCGGCGTGCTGCTGATCCCGTTCCTGCTGGTGGAGGTCGTGCTCGGCTTCGGCAGCATATTGTCCGACATCGTCGTCGCCCTGCTGGTCTTCGTCTACGAGGGCGCGATGATGCTCAGCCAGCAGCAGCAGAGCATCGGCAAGAAGGTCATGAAGCTGCGGGTCGTCTCCGCGGCCCACGGCGGGCGCCCGACCGACAACGAGCTCTGGGCCCGCTCCGCCGTCTACGGCCTGCCCCAGGCCGTCATCTGCATCGGCACGCTGTTCGCCCTGGTCAACGTGCTCTCGCTGCTCTGGGACAAGCCGCTGCAGCAGTGCTTCCACGACAAGGCCGGGAAGACCGTGGTGGTCAAGGAGGCCTGA
- a CDS encoding dienelactone hydrolase family protein, with protein MAQILLLHSAYGLRPAVHAAAERLRAAGHQVHVPDLYDGKVFDTVEAGMAYREELGNDELLRRAVGAAAPLLATAGTRLVYAGFSLGGGLAQNLALADEHARGLLLLHGTSDLREDAATEIPVQLHVAEPDPFETEDWLNTWYLGMRRAGAEVEVHRYRGAGHLFTDPELPDYDAEAAETAWAASLDFLAELDESQS; from the coding sequence GTGGCCCAGATCCTGCTCCTCCACTCCGCCTACGGGCTGCGCCCCGCCGTGCACGCCGCCGCCGAGCGGCTGCGCGCGGCCGGACACCAGGTGCACGTGCCCGACCTGTACGACGGCAAGGTCTTCGACACCGTCGAGGCGGGCATGGCCTACCGCGAGGAACTCGGCAACGACGAGCTGCTGCGCCGCGCGGTCGGCGCAGCAGCCCCGCTGCTCGCCACCGCCGGGACCAGGCTGGTCTACGCGGGCTTCTCACTCGGCGGCGGGCTGGCCCAGAACCTGGCGCTCGCCGACGAGCACGCGCGGGGCCTGCTGCTCCTGCACGGCACCTCGGACCTGCGCGAGGACGCCGCCACCGAGATCCCGGTGCAACTGCACGTCGCGGAGCCCGACCCGTTCGAGACCGAGGACTGGCTGAACACCTGGTACCTGGGGATGCGCCGGGCCGGCGCCGAGGTGGAGGTGCACCGCTACCGGGGTGCCGGACACCTCTTCACCGACCCCGAGCTGCCGGACTACGACGCCGAGGCGGCCGAGACCGCCTGGGCGGCCTCGCTCGACTTCCTCGCCGAGCTGGACGAGTCCCAGAGCTGA
- the dnaE gene encoding DNA polymerase III subunit alpha, translating into MADSFVHLHVHTEYSMLDGAAKNGKLVAEAARQGMPAIAMSDHGNMFGAYEFFHKATPDSGVKPIIGIEAYVAPGSRFEKKPVFWSPGGQRPASSDGEGGKDVSGGGRYTHMTMWAQNATGLRNLFKLSSLASMEGYYMKPRMDRELIAANASGIIATTGCPSGEIQTRLRLGQYEEAVKAADAYQQIFGRENYFLELMDHGLSIEQDVRADLLRLAKQLNIPLLATNDSHYVTADQADAHDSLLCVGVGKNKDDPNRFKFNGSGYYVKTAEEMRALFSELPEACDNTLAIAERVESYAEVFNYVDRMPQFDVPEGETQASFLRKKISAGLQHRYGDSPSQEVLDRIELEMGVITPMGFDAYFLVVADICQYGRDNGIPVGPGRGSAAGSMVAYLTGITQLDPLEHDLLFERFLNPERINPPDVDIDFDDRQRDQMVRYVTDKYGEAYTAQVNTFGTIKAKAAVKDANRILGYPFAMGDRITKAMPPDVMGKGVPLADLFNEKHPRYNEGTEIRALYANEPDVKKIIDTGLGIEGLIRGTGVHAAAVILSSTPLLELIPLHKRDKDGVIITGFDYPSCEAMGLIKMDFLGLRNLGIIDHCIKIVKANRGVDVDIEKIPIDDPTTYELLARGDTLGVFQLDGGPMRALLKLMKPTEFADISAVSALYRPGPMGMNSHTNYALRKNAQQEIVPIHPELEAPLSEVLGPTYGLIVYQEQVQRAAQVLAGYSLGQADLLRRAMGKKKKEVLEKEFVPFHAGCKERGYSDEAIQAVWDVLVPFAGYAFNKSHSAAYGLVSYQTAYLKANYPAEYMAALLTSVADDKDKMAVYLAECRSMGIKILSPDVNESVVDFTAVGSDVRFGLKAVRNVGVPVIESMIKTRKEKGKYSSFPDFLDKVELVACNKRTIDSLIKAGAFDSLNHTRQSLCAVHEQAVDAVTGVKKQQAIGQDDLFGALDDGSDTPTIGLDFELTDREWPRRQLLSLEREMLGLYVSSHPLDGAEHILARNRDVSIAELMGSGRTEGEVRLSGLITGVDRRINKAGNAWAIITLADRDGSVEVLFFPATYNLMADQMIEDNVISVRGRLNERDGALSIFGQEITSLDISAAEHGGKPPVQITVPYPKVTANMVRELKHTLQAHPGDVPVRLLTTSRQKDVLYELGFLVNPDTAFASEVKTLLGPAAWSA; encoded by the coding sequence GTGGCCGACAGCTTCGTTCACCTGCATGTCCATACCGAGTACTCGATGCTCGACGGGGCGGCCAAGAACGGCAAGTTGGTCGCCGAGGCCGCGCGGCAGGGCATGCCGGCCATCGCCATGAGTGACCACGGCAACATGTTCGGTGCCTACGAGTTCTTCCACAAGGCGACCCCGGACAGCGGCGTCAAGCCGATCATCGGCATCGAGGCGTACGTTGCCCCCGGCTCGCGCTTCGAGAAGAAGCCGGTCTTCTGGTCGCCCGGTGGCCAGCGCCCCGCCAGCTCCGACGGCGAGGGCGGCAAGGACGTCTCCGGCGGTGGCCGCTACACCCACATGACCATGTGGGCACAGAACGCCACCGGCCTGCGCAACCTCTTCAAGCTCTCCTCGCTCGCGTCGATGGAGGGCTACTACATGAAGCCCCGAATGGACCGCGAGCTGATCGCCGCCAACGCGAGCGGGATCATCGCCACCACCGGTTGCCCCTCGGGCGAGATCCAGACCCGGCTGCGCCTTGGCCAGTACGAGGAGGCGGTCAAGGCCGCCGACGCCTACCAGCAGATCTTCGGCAGGGAGAACTACTTCCTGGAGCTGATGGACCACGGTCTGTCCATCGAGCAGGACGTCCGCGCCGACCTGCTGCGCCTGGCCAAGCAGCTGAACATCCCACTGCTGGCCACCAACGACTCGCACTACGTCACCGCCGACCAGGCGGACGCCCACGACAGCCTGCTCTGCGTGGGCGTGGGCAAGAACAAGGACGACCCGAACCGCTTCAAGTTCAACGGCAGCGGCTACTACGTCAAGACCGCCGAGGAGATGCGGGCGCTCTTCAGCGAGCTGCCCGAGGCCTGCGACAACACCCTGGCGATCGCCGAGCGGGTCGAGTCGTACGCTGAGGTCTTCAACTACGTCGACCGGATGCCGCAGTTCGACGTCCCCGAGGGCGAGACCCAGGCCTCCTTCCTGCGCAAGAAGATCAGCGCGGGCCTGCAGCACCGCTACGGCGACAGCCCGAGCCAGGAGGTGCTGGACCGGATCGAGCTGGAGATGGGCGTCATCACCCCGATGGGGTTCGACGCCTACTTCCTCGTGGTCGCCGACATCTGCCAGTACGGGCGCGACAACGGCATCCCCGTCGGTCCCGGCCGTGGCTCGGCGGCAGGCTCGATGGTCGCCTACCTCACCGGCATCACCCAGTTGGACCCGCTGGAGCACGATCTGCTGTTCGAGCGGTTCCTGAACCCCGAGCGCATCAACCCCCCGGACGTCGACATCGACTTCGACGACCGCCAGCGCGACCAGATGGTGCGCTACGTCACCGACAAGTACGGCGAGGCGTACACCGCCCAGGTGAACACCTTCGGCACCATCAAGGCCAAGGCCGCCGTCAAGGACGCCAACCGGATCCTCGGCTACCCCTTCGCGATGGGCGACCGGATCACCAAGGCGATGCCGCCGGACGTGATGGGCAAGGGCGTCCCGCTGGCGGACCTCTTCAACGAGAAGCACCCTCGCTACAACGAGGGCACCGAGATCCGCGCGTTGTACGCCAACGAGCCGGACGTCAAGAAGATCATCGACACCGGTCTCGGCATCGAGGGCCTGATCCGCGGCACCGGCGTGCACGCCGCGGCCGTCATCCTCTCCTCGACCCCGCTGCTCGAACTGATCCCGCTGCACAAGCGGGACAAGGACGGCGTGATCATCACCGGCTTCGACTACCCGTCGTGCGAAGCCATGGGTCTGATCAAGATGGACTTCCTGGGTCTGCGCAACCTGGGCATCATCGACCACTGCATCAAGATCGTGAAGGCCAACCGCGGCGTCGACGTCGACATCGAGAAGATCCCGATCGACGACCCGACCACCTACGAACTGCTGGCCCGCGGTGACACGCTGGGCGTCTTCCAGCTCGATGGCGGCCCCATGCGCGCGCTGCTCAAGCTGATGAAGCCCACCGAGTTCGCCGACATCTCCGCCGTCTCCGCGCTGTACCGGCCCGGCCCGATGGGCATGAACTCGCACACCAACTACGCGCTGCGCAAGAACGCCCAGCAGGAGATCGTCCCGATCCACCCCGAGCTGGAGGCGCCGCTCTCCGAGGTCCTCGGCCCCACCTACGGCCTGATCGTCTACCAGGAGCAGGTGCAGCGAGCCGCGCAGGTGCTGGCCGGCTACAGCCTCGGACAGGCCGACCTGCTCCGCCGCGCGATGGGCAAGAAGAAGAAGGAGGTCCTCGAGAAGGAGTTCGTCCCGTTCCACGCCGGCTGCAAGGAGCGCGGCTACTCCGACGAGGCGATCCAGGCGGTCTGGGACGTGCTGGTCCCGTTCGCCGGCTACGCGTTCAACAAATCGCACTCGGCCGCCTACGGCCTGGTCTCGTACCAGACCGCCTACCTCAAGGCGAACTACCCCGCCGAGTACATGGCCGCCCTGCTCACCTCGGTGGCCGACGACAAGGACAAGATGGCCGTCTACCTGGCCGAGTGCCGGTCGATGGGCATCAAGATCCTCTCCCCCGACGTCAACGAGTCAGTGGTCGACTTCACCGCCGTCGGCAGCGACGTCCGCTTCGGCCTCAAGGCGGTGCGCAACGTCGGTGTCCCGGTCATCGAGTCGATGATCAAGACCCGCAAGGAGAAGGGCAAGTACTCCTCCTTCCCGGACTTCCTGGACAAGGTCGAACTGGTCGCCTGCAACAAGCGCACCATCGACTCGCTGATCAAGGCCGGCGCCTTCGACTCGCTGAACCACACCCGCCAGTCGCTCTGCGCGGTCCACGAGCAGGCCGTCGACGCCGTCACCGGGGTCAAGAAGCAGCAGGCGATCGGACAGGACGACCTGTTCGGCGCGCTGGACGACGGCTCCGACACCCCCACCATCGGTCTGGATTTCGAGCTCACCGACCGCGAGTGGCCGCGCCGCCAACTGCTCAGCCTGGAACGCGAGATGCTCGGCCTCTACGTCTCCAGCCACCCGCTGGACGGCGCCGAGCACATCCTGGCCCGCAACCGCGACGTGTCCATCGCCGAACTGATGGGCTCGGGCCGCACCGAGGGCGAGGTGCGGCTGTCCGGCCTGATCACCGGCGTCGACCGCCGGATCAACAAGGCCGGCAACGCCTGGGCGATCATCACCCTGGCCGACCGCGACGGCTCCGTCGAGGTCCTCTTCTTCCCGGCCACCTACAACCTGATGGCCGACCAGATGATCGAGGACAACGTCATCTCGGTGCGCGGCCGCCTCAACGAGCGCGACGGCGCGCTGAGCATCTTCGGCCAGGAGATCACCAGCCTGGACATCTCCGCGGCCGAGCACGGCGGCAAGCCGCCGGTGCAGATCACCGTGCCCTACCCGAAGGTGACGGCCAACATGGTGCGCGAGCTCAAGCACACGCTCCAGGCCCACCCCGGCGACGTCCCGGTCCGACTGCTCACCACCAGCCGCCAGAAGGACGTCCTCTACGAGCTCGGCTTCCTGGTCAACCCCGACACCGCCTTCGCCAGCGAGGTCAAGACCCTGCTCGGCCCCGCCGCCTGGAGCGCCTAG
- a CDS encoding alpha/beta fold hydrolase encodes MNLPGPWRRWRARGRLTRSRVLAGVLVLAAVVGLGTVTAVAGAQPAVHQEDRFLEMPQSPGSDQQVSIDTSFFTTGSSPRPAVLLAHGFGGSKADEVGEARKLASAGYAVLTWSSRGFGHSTGQIGLDSPDGEVQDVKHLVDWLTNRPEVLKDKPGDPVVGITGASYGGAISLLAAAADPRIKAIAPLITWWDLPQALFPQNVEGSGPADGVFKKLWAGIFFTDGSAGDLTASTTGKPAPSENTTGPVGCGRFTPDLCAMYNRVATAGRPDAAAVALLAKSSPSTYASQIKVPTLVVQGQQDSLFPLEQGDEMAKAIAANGAPVSVDWFDGGHDGGTETSDRVDDRVIGWFDHYLKHQSNSTGPAFRITRTGGLDTTGFQAVLRGADGSSYPGLNGTADTTVQLNSQPQTIANPPGGAPPAISTVPGLGALAQASQLGVGISLDFPGQNAAFDSAPLRSALQLTGSPTVSLTVHSDQPDAVLFAKLYDVAPDGKQTLPEQLAAPLRITGANAPDGRTATIRLPAVDYNFPAGHRLRLVLASTDLAYASPNQPATYQVGLASPLAIPTDSALTTEATSLPSRVWVLPLLALAVAAGLLLTVRRRRVPPPDPALAHVPLRITALSKRYKGAADRYAVRELGFTVEPGQVLGLLGPNGAGKTTTLRMLMGLIRPDEGEIRIFGHAVRPGAPVLSRVGAFVEGAGFLPHLSGRANLELYWQATGRPAEDAHLAEALEIADLGEALERAVRTYSQGMRQRLAIAQAMLGLPDLLILDEPTNGLDPPQIREMREVMIRYAATGRTVIVSSHLLAEVEQSCTHLVVMDRGRLVSSGAVAEIVGGGELVLVGTPASYGVAELAAAAQKAAALPGVGSAEVAGHGLLVRLDGLTAHQLVAELVRLDVPVERAGPHRRLEDAFLSMIGGSA; translated from the coding sequence ATGAACCTCCCTGGGCCCTGGCGGCGTTGGCGTGCACGTGGCAGGCTGACCCGCAGTCGGGTGCTGGCCGGGGTGTTGGTGCTGGCCGCGGTGGTCGGCCTGGGCACGGTGACCGCGGTGGCGGGCGCCCAGCCGGCGGTTCACCAGGAGGATCGTTTCCTCGAGATGCCGCAGTCCCCGGGCAGCGACCAGCAGGTCTCCATCGACACCTCCTTCTTCACCACCGGCAGCAGCCCCCGCCCCGCGGTGCTGCTCGCCCACGGTTTCGGCGGCAGCAAGGCCGACGAGGTGGGCGAGGCCCGCAAGCTGGCGAGCGCCGGCTATGCGGTGCTCACCTGGTCCTCGCGCGGTTTCGGGCACTCCACCGGGCAGATCGGTCTGGACTCGCCCGACGGCGAGGTGCAGGACGTCAAACACCTGGTGGACTGGCTGACCAACCGGCCCGAGGTGCTCAAGGACAAGCCGGGCGACCCGGTGGTCGGCATCACCGGTGCCTCCTACGGCGGCGCGATCTCGCTGCTGGCGGCCGCCGCCGACCCCCGGATCAAGGCCATCGCGCCGCTGATCACCTGGTGGGACCTGCCCCAGGCGCTCTTCCCGCAGAACGTCGAGGGCAGCGGCCCGGCCGACGGGGTGTTCAAGAAGCTCTGGGCCGGGATCTTCTTCACCGACGGCTCGGCCGGTGACCTGACCGCCTCCACCACCGGCAAGCCCGCTCCCTCGGAGAACACCACCGGGCCGGTGGGCTGCGGGCGCTTCACGCCCGATCTGTGCGCGATGTACAACCGGGTGGCCACCGCCGGACGGCCCGACGCCGCGGCGGTCGCGCTGCTGGCGAAGTCGAGCCCGTCGACCTACGCCTCGCAGATCAAGGTCCCCACCCTGGTGGTCCAGGGTCAGCAGGACTCGCTCTTCCCGCTCGAGCAGGGCGACGAGATGGCCAAGGCGATCGCCGCGAACGGCGCGCCCGTCTCGGTGGACTGGTTCGACGGCGGCCACGACGGCGGCACCGAGACCAGCGACCGGGTGGACGACCGGGTGATCGGCTGGTTCGACCACTACCTCAAGCACCAGTCCAACTCCACCGGCCCGGCCTTCCGGATCACCCGGACCGGCGGGCTGGACACCACCGGCTTCCAGGCCGTGCTGCGCGGCGCCGACGGCTCCAGCTACCCGGGCCTGAACGGCACCGCCGACACCACCGTCCAGCTGAACAGCCAGCCGCAGACCATCGCCAACCCGCCCGGTGGCGCACCCCCGGCGATCTCCACCGTGCCAGGCCTCGGCGCGCTCGCCCAGGCCAGCCAACTGGGCGTCGGCATCTCGCTCGACTTCCCCGGCCAGAACGCCGCCTTCGACTCGGCGCCACTGCGCTCCGCGCTCCAGCTGACCGGCAGTCCGACGGTGAGCCTGACCGTGCACTCCGACCAGCCCGACGCCGTGCTCTTCGCCAAGCTCTACGACGTCGCCCCGGACGGCAAGCAGACGCTGCCCGAGCAACTCGCCGCCCCGCTGCGGATCACCGGCGCCAACGCGCCCGACGGGCGGACCGCCACCATCCGGCTGCCCGCCGTCGACTACAACTTCCCGGCCGGGCACCGGCTGCGCCTGGTGCTCGCCAGCACCGACCTGGCCTACGCCTCGCCGAACCAGCCCGCCACCTACCAGGTGGGCCTGGCGAGCCCGCTGGCCATCCCCACGGACAGCGCGCTGACCACCGAGGCCACCTCGCTGCCGTCCCGGGTCTGGGTGCTGCCGCTGCTGGCGCTGGCGGTGGCCGCCGGGCTGCTGCTGACCGTGCGCCGCCGCCGCGTTCCGCCGCCGGATCCGGCGCTGGCCCACGTCCCGCTGCGGATCACCGCACTGAGCAAGCGCTACAAGGGCGCCGCCGACCGCTACGCGGTGCGCGAGCTGGGCTTCACCGTCGAGCCCGGCCAGGTGTTGGGCCTGCTCGGGCCCAACGGCGCCGGCAAGACCACCACGCTGCGGATGCTGATGGGCCTGATCCGCCCGGACGAGGGCGAGATCAGGATCTTCGGCCACGCCGTGCGGCCCGGTGCCCCGGTGCTCTCCCGGGTCGGCGCCTTCGTGGAGGGCGCCGGGTTCCTGCCGCACCTGAGCGGACGGGCCAACCTGGAGCTGTACTGGCAGGCCACAGGGCGCCCCGCCGAGGACGCGCACCTGGCCGAGGCGCTGGAAATCGCCGACCTGGGCGAGGCGCTGGAGCGCGCGGTGCGCACCTACTCGCAGGGCATGCGCCAGCGCCTGGCGATCGCCCAGGCCATGCTCGGCCTGCCGGACCTGCTGATCCTGGACGAGCCGACCAACGGGCTCGACCCGCCGCAGATCCGCGAGATGCGCGAGGTGATGATCCGCTACGCGGCCACCGGACGGACGGTGATCGTCTCCAGCCACCTGCTCGCCGAGGTCGAGCAGAGCTGCACCCACCTGGTGGTGATGGACCGCGGCCGACTGGTCAGCTCGGGCGCGGTGGCGGAGATCGTCGGCGGTGGCGAGCTGGTGCTGGTCGGCACCCCCGCCTCGTACGGCGTGGCCGAGTTGGCGGCGGCAGCGCAGAAGGCGGCCGCGCTGCCGGGCGTCGGCTCGGCGGAGGTCGCCGGGCACGGGCTGCTGGTGCGCCTGGACGGCCTGACGGCGCACCAGCTGGTCGCCGAACTGGTCCGGCTGGACGTCCCGGTGGAGCGGGCCGGCCCGCACCGCCGCCTGGAGGACGCGTTCCTCTCGATGATCGGAGGCTCGGCATGA
- a CDS encoding LURP-one-related/scramblase family protein, with amino-acid sequence MRYLIRDRMFAFHEEAWIETEHREKLYRVNKKLFRLRSTFHFVDTQGTVVATIVRKALTWHHTILIKHEGEVVAKFSKRFFKLFGDRFKVRLRDGRQLKIVGNLWDREFDIRHEGNTLAHISRRWFSIRDAYAVDVLSQQDAVLLIILAVCVDHTMQDLKGEKLTNL; translated from the coding sequence ATGCGCTACCTGATCCGCGACCGCATGTTCGCCTTCCACGAGGAAGCCTGGATCGAGACCGAGCACCGCGAGAAGCTCTACCGCGTCAACAAGAAGCTCTTCCGGCTGCGCAGCACCTTCCACTTCGTGGACACCCAGGGCACGGTGGTGGCCACCATCGTCCGCAAGGCCCTCACCTGGCACCACACCATCCTGATCAAGCACGAGGGTGAGGTGGTGGCCAAGTTCAGCAAGCGGTTCTTCAAGCTCTTCGGCGACCGCTTCAAGGTCAGGCTGCGGGACGGGCGGCAGCTGAAGATAGTGGGCAACCTCTGGGACCGGGAGTTCGACATCCGGCACGAGGGCAACACGCTGGCGCACATCTCCCGGCGTTGGTTCAGCATCCGTGACGCCTACGCCGTGGACGTGCTGAGCCAGCAGGACGCCGTGCTGCTGATCATCCTGGCGGTCTGCGTGGACCACACCATGCAGGACCTCAAGGGCGAGAAGCTCACCAACCTCTGA